GTATTGTTCACTTTATGGCCTATAAAGCTTGCATTGGCGGCGAAGGGCCCATTTTGGAAACCCTGGAAAAAATCGCCCTTGATCCCTATTTTCAGGTCGTTGAAGTCACCCACATGAAAGATCCGCAAGTGCGAGCACAAGCACGCGACTTGCTCACCGCTGCCCACATGGATGTGGCTTTTGGCGCGCAACCCATTCTACTGGGCAACCAGCTCAATATCAATTCCCTTGATGTCGCCCACCGTCAAAGTGCTGTTGACGCTGTCAAAGCGGGAATTGACCAGGCTGAAGAACTCGGTGCGCCTGGCTGTGCCCTGCTTTCAGGCTTAGACCCAGGACCCGAAGGCCGCGAAGAAGGTCTCGACCTGCTGGTAGATTCACTGAGCCAACTCTGCGACTATGCCGGCGAAAAGAATATGGATATTGTACTTGAGACCTTTGACCGCGTACCTTACGGCAAAAATTGTATTGTAGGACCCAATGCCCTCGCCGTTGAAGTCTCAAACCGCCTCAGACGCCAGTATCCCCATTTTGGCCTGATGCTCGATTTGAGCCATTTTCCACTTCAGGGTGAAAGCACGGTTTACGCCATCAACATCGCTCGGGATCACATCGTCCACATGCACGTTGGCAATTGCGTGATGTCCAACCCCAATCATCCGGCCTATGGCGATAACCATCCTCGCTTTGGCTGCGAAGATGGCGAAAACGATGTACCCGAAGTTGTGGAATTTCTCCGCGAACTGCTCAACATCGGTTATCTCGACCCCGATAAGCGCCCCATTTTGAGCTTTGAGGTCGCCCCGATGGAAGGAGAATCCTCGGAAATCATTATTGCCAATGCCAAGCGCGTACTCGACGAGGCGTGGGCACAAGTCTAAACGCACACAAACTACAATAGCCGGGCTTTCCCAAAAGGGTAAGGTCCGGCTATTTTTTTATCGCGAAATGCTCAATTCCAATATTCACTTCGTGCGGGCGGTCCAGGCTTTAATGCCCTGCGG
The nucleotide sequence above comes from Gemmatimonadota bacterium. Encoded proteins:
- a CDS encoding TIM barrel protein, with amino-acid sequence MTDPIQNYARIGIVHFMAYKACIGGEGPILETLEKIALDPYFQVVEVTHMKDPQVRAQARDLLTAAHMDVAFGAQPILLGNQLNINSLDVAHRQSAVDAVKAGIDQAEELGAPGCALLSGLDPGPEGREEGLDLLVDSLSQLCDYAGEKNMDIVLETFDRVPYGKNCIVGPNALAVEVSNRLRRQYPHFGLMLDLSHFPLQGESTVYAINIARDHIVHMHVGNCVMSNPNHPAYGDNHPRFGCEDGENDVPEVVEFLRELLNIGYLDPDKRPILSFEVAPMEGESSEIIIANAKRVLDEAWAQV